A genome region from Rathayibacter caricis DSM 15933 includes the following:
- a CDS encoding SDR family NAD(P)-dependent oxidoreductase: MAGKLDGKVVLITGCSSGLGKQQALRMATEGAKLAICARNEEKLAETKRLCEERGAEVLAMTVDITDYDNLVAFVDATAAQFGTIDVLVNNAHTITIPKPFLEKTIDDLDVEMRSSVYAYWHLMKLCFPYLRDKEGAGSSIINFASEAAVSGEAYYAPYAASKEAVRGLSRSVAREWGQYNIRINTLCPNGLTENASGGLTTLSPEVRERVQEMFIANPFRRAGNPYDDVAPVTVFLASDDSHWITGQNLHADGGALINA, translated from the coding sequence ATGGCAGGAAAGCTCGACGGCAAGGTCGTCCTGATCACCGGATGCTCCAGCGGACTGGGAAAGCAGCAGGCGCTTCGCATGGCGACGGAGGGCGCGAAGCTCGCGATCTGCGCGAGGAACGAAGAGAAGCTGGCGGAGACGAAGAGGCTCTGCGAGGAGCGGGGCGCCGAGGTGCTCGCGATGACCGTGGATATCACCGACTACGACAATCTCGTCGCGTTCGTCGACGCCACGGCGGCGCAGTTTGGAACGATTGACGTACTCGTCAACAACGCGCACACCATCACCATCCCGAAGCCGTTCCTCGAGAAGACGATCGACGATCTCGACGTCGAGATGCGCAGCTCGGTCTACGCCTACTGGCACCTCATGAAGCTGTGCTTCCCCTACCTCCGCGACAAGGAGGGCGCAGGCTCGTCGATCATCAACTTCGCGTCGGAGGCAGCGGTGTCGGGCGAGGCTTATTACGCGCCCTACGCGGCTTCCAAGGAGGCCGTGCGCGGGCTGTCGCGCAGCGTCGCCCGAGAGTGGGGCCAGTACAACATCCGGATCAACACGCTCTGCCCCAACGGGCTCACCGAGAACGCCTCGGGGGGTCTCACCACCCTGAGTCCGGAGGTGCGTGAGCGCGTGCAGGAGATGTTCATCGCGAATCCGTTCCGTCGTGCGGGCAACCCCTATGACGACGTCGCGCCGGTCACCGTGTTCCTCGCCTCCGACGACAGCCACTGGATCACCGGCCAAAATCTCCACGCCGACGGCGGCGCCCTCATCAACGCCTGA